A stretch of the Vitis vinifera cultivar Pinot Noir 40024 chromosome 16, ASM3070453v1 genome encodes the following:
- the LOC100245029 gene encoding structural maintenance of chromosomes protein 2-1: MYIKEICLEGFKSYATRTVVPGFDPYFNAITGLNGSGKSNILDSICFVLGITNLQQVRASNLQELVYKQGQAGITKATVSVVFDNSDRSRSPLGYQDCPEITVTRQIVVGGRNKYLINGHLAQPSRVQNLFHSVQLNVNNPHFLIMQGRITKVLNMKPPEILSMLEEAAGTRMYETKKEAALKTLEKKQSKVDEIDKLLDQEILPALEKLRKERMQYMQWANGNAELDRLKRFCIAYEFVQAEKIRDSAVSGVEQVKTKIADIEDSHKRMQVEIQEMETQVSNLTAEKEASMGGEVKVLSENVDALSRELVKQASVLKNQEDTLKSEKENAAKIVRGIEDLKQSVEERASAVKRAEDGAADLKQRVEELSKNLEECEREYQGVLAGKSSGSEEKCLEDQLADAKVAVGSAETELKQLNTKITHCEKDLKEKTNELISKHEEAVSVENELNVRRKDVENIKMALESLTYKEGQMEALQKERALELGMVQELKDETRILSAQLGNVQFTYHDPLKNFDRSRVKGVVAKLIKVKDSSTMTALEVAAGGKLFNVVVDTENTGKLLLQNGDLRRRVTIIPLNKIQSHTVPLRVQKEASRLVGKENAELALSLVGYDEELKSAMEYVFGSTFVCKRIDAAKEVAFNRDISTPSVTLDGDIFQPSGLLTGGSRKGGGDLLRQLHALAEAESKLSTHQQKLSEIEAKIADLMPLQKRFMDLKARLELKSYDLSLFQNRAEQNEHHKLSELVKRIEQELGESKSAAREKQLLLENCINTVSLLEKSIKEHATNRAGRLKDLEKKAKALKSQMTSASKDLKRHENEKERLIMEMEAVIEERASLESQLTCLRGQIDSLTSEVDQLKNKVSSVKNNHDQAQSELNLIRLKMKECDSQISCILKEQEKLQHKLSEMNIERKKLENEVKRMEMEQKDCSSKVEKLIEKHAWIASEKQLFGRSGTDYDFACRDPSKARAELDKLQTEQSGLEKRVNKKVMAMFEKAEDEYNELISKKSIIENDKSKIKMVIEELDEKKKETLKVTWTKVNKDFGSIFSTLLPGTMAKLEPPEGCSFLDGLEVRVAFGSVWKQSLSELSGGQRSLLALSLILALLLFKPAPLYILDEVDAALDLSHTQNIGRMIKSHFPHSQFIVVSLKEGMFNNANVLFRTKFVDGVSTVQRTVAAKQNK; this comes from the exons ATGTACATAAAGGAGATCTGCTTGGAGGGCTTCAAATCCTACGCCACTCGCACGGTCGTCCCTGGCTTCGATCCCTACTTCAATGCCATCACGGGCCTTAATGGTTCCGGCAAGTCCAACATTCTTGACTCCATTTGCTTTGTGTTGGGCATTACCAATTTGCAGCAGGTTCGGGCTTCCAATCTCCAGGAGCTGGTCTATAAGCAAGGCCAAGCTGGGATTACTAAGGCCACCGTGTCGGTGGTGTTCGATAATTCTGATAGGAGTCGGAGTCCGCTCGGTTACCAGGATTGTCCAGAAATTACGGTAACACGGCAG ATTGTGGTTGGTGGAAGGAACAAATACCTGATAAATGGACACCTTGCCCAGCCTAGTCGAGTTCAAAACCTTTTCCACTCTGTACAGCTCAATGTTAACAACCCACATTTTCTCATAATGCAAGGGCGCATCACCAAGGTCTTAAACATGAAACCTCCTGAGATTTTATCTATGCTTGAAGAGGCTGCTGGGACAAGAATGTATGAAACAAAGAAAGAGGCTGCTCTGAAAACACTTGAGAAGAAGCAGAGCAAAGTTGATGAGATTGATAAGCTTCTTGACCAGGAGATATTGCCTGCTTTGGAGAAGTTGAGGAAAGAACGGATGCAGTATATGCAATGGGCTAATGGCAATGCAGAATTAGATCGACTTAAAAGGTTCTGCATTGCCTATGAATTTGTTCAGGCAGAGAAGATTAGGGACAGTGCAGTCTCTGGGGTTGAACAAGTAAAGACGAAGATTGCTGATATTGAAGACAGTCACAAAAGGATGCAGGTGGAAATACAGGAAATGGAGACACAAGTGTCAAACTTGACTGCTGAAAAGGAGGCAAGTATGGGTGGAGAGGTAAAAGTTTTATCAGAGAATGTAGATGCTCTTTCTCGTGAGCTTGTGAAGCAAGCATCAGTACTGAAAAATCAAGAAGACACTCTCAAGAGTGAAAAAGAGAATGCTGCAAAG ATTGTTAGAGGTATTGAAGATTTAAAACAGTCTGTTGAAGAGAGGGCCTCTGCTGTCAAAAGGGCTGAAGATGGGGCGGCTGATCTAAAACAAAGAGTTGAGGAACTTTCTAAGAATTTGGAAGAGTGTGAAAGAGAGTACCAG GGTGTTCTAGCTGGTAAGAGCAGTGGAAGTGAGGAAAAATGCCTTGAAGATCAACTAGCTGATGCTAAAGTAGCAGTTGGGAGTGCAGAAACAGAATTGAAACAGCTCAACACAAAAATAACTCATTGTGAAAAAGATCTGAAAGAGAAAACAAATGAGTTAATATCTAAGCATGAAGAAGCTGTTTCTGTTGAGAATGAGCTTAATGTGAGGAGAAAGGATGTGGAAAATATCAAAATGGCATTGGAATCTCTTACATACAAAGAAGGTCAGATGGAAGCTTTACAAAAG GAACGTGCTCTTGAGCTGGGCATGGTGCAGGAGTTAAAAGATGAGACAAGGATTCTTTCTGCTCAACTGGGAAATGTTCAGTTTACATACCATGACCCATTGAAGAATTTTGATAGGTCAAGGGTGAAAGGTGTGGTTGCAAAACTAATTAAAGTGAAGGATAGCTCCACAATGACTGCCTTAGAG GTTGCTGCTGGTGGAAAGTTGTTTAATGTTGTTGTAGACACAGAAAACACTGGAAAACTACTGCTTCAAAATGGTGATCTCCGGAGAAGAGTAACGATCATTCCGTTGAACAAAATTCAATCCCATACTGTTCCTTTAAGAGTTCAAAAAGAAGCTTCTAGATTG GTTGGTAAGGAGAATGCAGAACTGGCTCTTTCTTTGGTTGGATATGATGAGGAACTGAAG AGTGCAATGGAATATGTGTTTGGTTCAACCTTTGTTTGTAAAAGGATTGATGCTGCAAAGGAG GTTGCTTTTAACAGGGATATCTCCACTCCAAGTGTTACTCTTGATGGTGATATATTTCAACCAAGTGGTCTTCTGACTGGTGGTAGTCGCAA AGGTGGTGGTGATCTATTGAGGCAACTTCATGCTTTGGCAGAGGCTGAATCAAAACTTTCAACTCATCAGCAGAAGTTATCAGAAATTGAAGCAAAG ATCGCCGACCTCATGCCTCTTCAGAAGAGGTTCATGGACCTTAAAGCGCGGTTGGAACTTAAGTCGTATGACCTTTCATTATTTCAGAACAGGGCTGAGCAAAATGAGCATCATAAG CTCAGTGAACTGGTTAAAAGGATTGAGCAGGAGCTTGGGGAATCAAAGTCAGCTGCTAGAGAAAAGCAACTTCTGCTTGAAAACTGTATAAATACAGTGTCACTGCTTGAGAAGTCGATCAAAGAGCATGCTACTAATCGGGCTGGCAGGCTTAAAGATTTAGAGAAGAAGGCAAAGGCTTTAAAGTCTCAAATGACATCAGCTTCCAAGGACCTCAAG AGGCATGAGAATGAAAAAGAGAGGCTTATTATGGAAATGGAAGCAGTCATAGAGGAACGTGCATCTTTGGAGAGTCAACTAACATGTTTGAGAGGACAAATTGACAGTCTCACATCAGAAGTAGATCAACTTAAGAACAAG GTTTCTTCAGTAAAGAACAATCATGATCAGGCTCAATCTGAGCTCAATTTGATCCGTTTGAAGATGAAGGAATGTGATTCTCAAATTAGTTGCATTCTCAAGGAGCAGGAGAAGCTTCAACACAAACTCAGTGAGATGAATATTGAAAGGAAGAAGCTGGAAAATGAG gtAAAACGAATGGAGATGGAACAAAAAGATTGCTCTTCAAAGGTAGAAAAGTTAATTGAGAAGCATGCCTGGATTGCATCAGAAAAGCAGCTTTTCGGAAGAAGTGGAACTGATTATGATTTTGCATGCCGTGATCCTAGTAAAGCCAGGGCTGAACTTGACAAACTGCAAACTGAACAATCAGG CCTGGAGAAAAGGGTGAATAAGAAAGTTATGGCAATGTTTGAGAAAGCAGAAGATGAGTACAATGAATTAATATCCAAGAAAAGCATAATTGAG AATGACAAGTCAAAAATCAAGATGGTGATTGAAGAGCTGgatgaaaagaagaaggaaacaTTAAAGGTTACTTGGACTAAAGTTAACAA GGACTTTGGATCCATCTTTTCTACTCTATTACCAGGCACAATGGCAAAGCTGGAACCTCCTGAAGGATGCAGTTTCTTGGATGGTCTTGAGGTTCGTGTTGCATTTGGAAGTGTTTGGAAACAGTCCTTGTCAGAATTGAGTGGAGGGCAACGTTCACTGCTTGCACTCTCTCTAATCTTGGCATTGCTCCTCTTCAAACCAGCTCCACTTTATATTCTGGATGAG GTCGATGCTGCCCTTGATTTAAGTCACACTCAAAACATTGGAAGAATGATTAAATCCCATTTCCCACATTCCCAG TTCATTGTGGTTTCTCTTAAAGAAGGCATGTTCAATAATGCCAATGTTCTTTTCCGGACAAAATTTGTGGATGGTGTTTCCACAGTTCAGAGAACTGTTGCAGCTAAGCAGAACAAGTGA